ATAATGATTAAATTTTATGAATTTTTAAAATTTATTATTTTGCCGTTAACAATATTGGAAAGCAAAATATCAACTAAATTAAGATTAAGAAAAGAGGGCATAATAATAATTGCAAGAAAATAAACCCTAATCCCCACAATATACCCCCCCATTTCTCGAATTAACACTCTTTGCTTACAAAACTTAAATACCCGTTACTCCTTTAGAATTAACACAGGAGGTAAAAACAAAAATGGAAAACCAAGAGTCAAGCCAGAACAGAATTGAGCCAAAAATAAGCGTAAGCAAAGATGGCAAGTGGCTCATAATAAGAGTTCCGCAGTTAGAGCAGCCGATAATAAAACCTGTTGCCTACTTTGAGAAGATTCTGGAACAGGCGAGAACAAGAGCACCTCAAAGCATAAATGACTAAAATGGCAGAAAATCTGGAAACAAAGGCAAGGAAAGCGGTCCTGCAGATACATAAGAAAGTAAGCAGGATTTACGACATTCTGAAAGACGTTGGTATGAAACTTACTCACGTAATTGAACGCAAGTTTGATTACTACACCATGCCAAAAGGCATTGATTATGAGTAAGATACTTTGCTTACAATGTTTAATAGTGCTTTCAGCTACAAAATTTTATGGCACAATGCAAATATTGCGGAGAGAAAGATGAAAGCAAGCTCACAATGAGCACAAGAGTTGTAAACGGTAAGGTAGAAACAACAGATGTCTGCCTTGCCTGTTTCTGGGTAGAAAAATCCAGAGCCGAGGGAAAAGATGGAAACAAATTATCAGAGCAAGCAAGTGAAAGAGCAAATAAATCAACTAGAGGCACTGATCCCTTCGTCTTACCGGAACAATTTAGATACAAAAGATAAGGGAAATACTTCTAAGGATATTTATGAATGTATTGGCTTCTTTGAGAAACTTATTTATGAAGCTGGGAAAGAACTTAAATATGGAAAGAAATAAAAACCCCGTTCGGTAATTCAAATCCCGGTGTGGGCGTCCAATTATAGAACGGGGTTTTAGAAAGGTTTAAAAATCCCCTTTTCCTGCTTTTCTCTCATGAAAAAAGATCCTTATAATCATCAGAAACTATTTGAAAACTGGTTGCAGCAAGTTGATAAGAAGCACAAGATAAAAGAACTCAACGACAAAAACTCGGCATGGGTAATATCTTTTATAAAAGACTTTAAAATAGGACTTAATGTTTCCCGACATAGCAGAAAAGGGGAAAGGAGCTACACGAGGCTAAATCATCTCAGACAAAAAATCATATTTATGATTAAACTATTAGAATCAAGAAAAATCAGTGATATTACAAAATTGAATGCTAAGGATTTGCATGAATTATTTAGTGACATGAGAAAAGGGAAAATAAAAACTAGATTCGGTACGTATTATAAATCTGCTGGGGATTATGTAAAAGTTTTTAAAACATTCTGGCACTGGTATCAGAAAGTAATGAGAAATAAAGGCAAAAACATAGCAGATATCACAGAGGACCTAGATACAAGAGGAGAAAAGCCTGCATTCGTATATTTTACGAAAGATGATTTTGACAGGATTATAAAAAAAACAAGTTATGACTTAAAGCCAATTCTTGCATTAGCTTTTGACGGTGGAATAAGAGTCACGGAATTAATTAACATTAAAGTTTCTGATTTTTCAAACGATTTCAAGGAGTTAAACATAAGAGAAGAAACCAGTAAAACATTTGGCAGAAAAATCAAGCTTATGCTTTGTTCTGAGCAAATAAAGAGTTATGTAGAAAAGATGGAATTAAAATCCAATGATTATGTTTGCAGAAAAAATCCGCCAATGATAAATAAGGAGTTAAGGAAACTCGGGAAAAGCTTATTAACACCGGAACAGATAAAATCCAAAAATCTGAGTTTATATGATTTCAGACACAGTTCTGCCTGTTTTTGGCTACCGAGATACAAGAGCGAGAGTGCCTTAAAATACCGCTTTGGATGGAAAAAATCTGATATGATTTATTATTACACAGAGCTTCTTGGTATGAAAGACACCATAAACGAAGAAGATATGTATGCTGATGTGACAAAAACAGAATTAGAAAAGGAAATAGCCAAACTGAAAAAAGATTTTAAAAAACTGGCAATTATAACTAAAATCTCATGGGAAGCTGCAAGCAAAAATAAAGATGTCAAGGCAGAATTAAAAAGAGTTGCAAAGAGAATGATACTTAAAGACGAGCTTGTTTACCCCCTCATTGATGACAAGTCCTGATTTGTTTCTGTTTCTTATGTTCATTCCCCCCTCTCTCACTCTATCATCAGAATCAAATCCTCTAATCACTCATTCTCTCCTCTAAAAATTCTCTCTCTTAAAAACTACTTCCTTCATAAATCTAATCTCTTACTTAAAATCCTTGCCTTGCCTAAACATCTTGCGCACCTGCCTAAACGCCTTAGCCTTGCCTAAACGTCCTTGCTCTTGCCTAAACATCTTGCTCTTGCCTAAATGCCTCTGCACTACCTAAACGTCCTTGCACTTACTAAACGTCCTTGCTCTTGCCTAAACATCTTGCCTTGCCTAAACATCTTGCTCCTGCCTAAATGCCTCTGCACTACCTAAACGTCCTTGCACTTACTAAACGTCCTTGCTCCTGCCTAAATGCCTCTGCACTACCTAAACGTCCTTGCACTTACTAAACGTCCTTGCTCCTGCCTAAATGCCTCTGC
Above is a genomic segment from bacterium containing:
- a CDS encoding site-specific integrase, yielding MKKDPYNHQKLFENWLQQVDKKHKIKELNDKNSAWVISFIKDFKIGLNVSRHSRKGERSYTRLNHLRQKIIFMIKLLESRKISDITKLNAKDLHELFSDMRKGKIKTRFGTYYKSAGDYVKVFKTFWHWYQKVMRNKGKNIADITEDLDTRGEKPAFVYFTKDDFDRIIKKTSYDLKPILALAFDGGIRVTELINIKVSDFSNDFKELNIREETSKTFGRKIKLMLCSEQIKSYVEKMELKSNDYVCRKNPPMINKELRKLGKSLLTPEQIKSKNLSLYDFRHSSACFWLPRYKSESALKYRFGWKKSDMIYYYTELLGMKDTINEEDMYADVTKTELEKEIAKLKKDFKKLAIITKISWEAASKNKDVKAELKRVAKRMILKDELVYPLIDDKS